A window from Hypomesus transpacificus isolate Combined female chromosome 26, fHypTra1, whole genome shotgun sequence encodes these proteins:
- the LOC124487614 gene encoding calcium-activated chloride channel regulator 4-like, which produces MASKVVVVLVMLYLSGFTCGIRLDENGYTDILIAINPAVTEDPLLLERIKETVSDASSYLFQVMNNKLYFKDVTILVPPKWTGKYSRANTETYEKANIIIDEPNKFNGNDPYTIHYGECGTEGRYISLTPDFLKLDQLIKFYGPRGRVLVHEWAHLRWGVYDEYDERKPFYTADGKLEATSGAMCTPTNINGKPSNCYFFPLKSQTAKTSIMYLQSIDSVESPSGQIYNTFKPDPQGKSLTLNIPGTAEQGTWTYTITSNGQPQTMSITVTSRAVSADVPPVTVKTHMNQQSSNGAKAMVVFAAVSQNGLPVILANVRATLESDTGDKKEMDLLDNGAGADAFRNDGIYSRYFTRMKGGKYNLKVRAENGYGKARFSLKKHSGAMYIPGYVVDGKLELNPPKPSVGEEDLEADVGIFSRTAVGESFTVNLTPGVPATKFPPNTITDLNAELVKDRVLLTWTAPGEDLDQGTASEYEIRYSEDPDVLRSHFSNAHLINSSNLLPSESGSSEQLSFTPNHGTMGNGTTLFFAVKAVDKDMLSSETSNLAQVSARLKFPPNKITDLNAELVKDKVLLTWTAPGEDFDQGTASEYEIRYSKDPDVLRSHFSNAHLINSSNLLPSESGSSEQLSFTPTHGTMGNGTTLFFAVKAVDKDMLSSETSNLAQITKVIGYIESPGTGVKMIAIYISIAVVAIAVGLIVGVTMTSLNQKRTLQINQGCKLVTFRRNSVCLIQYRSFV; this is translated from the exons ATGGCATCCAAAGTGGTAGTCGTGCTCGTAATGTTATACCTGTCAGGTTTTACCTGTGGGATCCGACTTGATGAAAATGGGTACACAGACATTCTGATCGCTATCAACCCTGCTGTGACTGAAGACCCTTTGCTCCTTGAACGAATTAAG GAAACAGTGTCTGATGCCTCCTCGTATTTATTTCAAGTGATGAACAACAAATTGTACTTCAAGGATGTGACGATATTAGTACCCCCAAAGTGGACAGGAAAATATTCCAGAGCAAATACTGAAACATATGAAAAG gCCAACATTATAATAGATGAGCCAAACAAATTCAATGGGAATGATCCTTACACTATTCACTATGGAGAATGTGGAACTGAGGGTCGCTATATCAGTCTGACTCCTGATTTCCTGAAACTTGATCAACTCATTAAATTCTATGGACCCAGAG GTAGGGTCCTTGTACATGAATGGGCACATCTAAGATGGGGTGTTTATGATGAATATGATGAGAGAAAACCCTTCTATACAGCCGATGGAAAACTGGAGGCTACAAG TGGAGCCATGTGCACACCAACCAATATCAACGGGAAGCCGTCCAACTGTTACTTCTTCCCACTTAAATCTCAAACGGCCAAAACATCCATTATGTATCTTCAGAGTATTGACTCAGTGG AAAGCCCCTCTGGACAGATATATAATACCTTTAAACCTGATCCTCAAGGAAAATCTCTCACCCTGAATATTCCAGGAacagcagag CAAGGAACATGGACGTACACCATTACCAGCAACGGACAACCACAGACTATGTCAATAACAGTGACCAGTCGTGCCGTCAGTGCGGACGTGCCGCCTGTTACAGTGAAGACTCACATGAACCAACAGTCCAGTAACGGTGCCAAAGCCATGGTGGTTTTTGCTGCGGTCAGCCAGAATGGACTTCCTGTCATACTGGCAAACGTGAGAGCTACTCTGGAGTCTGATACTGGAGACAAAAAAGAGATGGATTTACTAGATAATGGAGCAG GTGCCGATGCTTTCAGAAATGATGGCATCTATTCCAGATATTTTACACGAATGAAAGGTGGGAAATACAACTTGAAAGTGAGAGCAGAAAACGGATATGGAAAAGCTAGATTCTCCCTCAAGAAACACAGTGGTGCCATGTACATACCTGGATATGTGGTTGATG GAAAGCTAGAGCTCAATCCACCAAAGCCCTCTGTTGGTGAGGAGGACCTTGAGGCAGATGTTGGCATCTTCAGCAGGACAGCCGTAGGTGAGAGCTTCACAGTGAATCTGACACCAGGTGTTCCTGCGACAAAATTCCCCCCCAACACCATCACAGACCTGAACGCAGAGTTGGTGAAGGACAGAGTGCTGCTCACCTGGACTGCACCTGGGGAAGACTTAGACCAGGGCACAG CGAGTGAATACGAGATCCGCTACAGTGAGGATCCTGATGTGCTCAGATCCCACTTCAGCAACGCTCATCTGATCAACTCATCTAACCTGCTACCAAGTGAATCTGGATCCTCTGAAcagctctccttcactcccaacCATGGAACGATGGGAAACGGCACCACTCTGTTCTTCGCAGTTAAAGCAGTTGACAAAGATATGCTTTCCTCTGAAACCTCCAACCTTGCTCAAGTTTCTGCTAGGCTGAAATTCCCCCCCAACAAAATCACAGACCTAAATGCAGAGTTGGTGAAGGACAAAGTGCTGCTCACCTGGACTGCACCTGGGGAAGACTTTGACCAGGGCACAG CGAGTGAATACGAGATCCGCTACAGTAAGGATCCTGATGTGCTCAGATCCCACTTCAGCAACGCTCATCTGATCAACTCATCTAACCTGCTACCAAGTGAATCTGGATCCTCTGAAcagctctccttcactcccaccCATGGAACGATGGGAAACGGCACCACTCTGTTCTTTGCAGTTAAAGCAGTTGACAAAGATATGCTTTCTTCTGAAACCTCCAACCTTGCTCAAATAACCAAGGTCATTGGTTACATTGAAAGTCCTGGCACTGGTGTAAAAATGATAGCAATTTACAtatccatcgccgtggtagccaTAGCGGTCGGTTTGATTGTAGGTGTGACAATGACTTCACTTAATCAAAAACGGACTCTGCAAATTAATCAGGGGTGCAAACTCGTCACCTTTCGGCGAAATTCGGTGTGTTTGATCCAATATAGGTCGTTTGTGTGA